The following proteins come from a genomic window of Anaerobutyricum hallii:
- the hisH gene encoding imidazole glycerol phosphate synthase subunit HisH, which produces MVAIIDYDAGNIKSVEKALLHLGEEVIITRDREQILNSDKVILPGVGAFGDAMEKLRSYGLDKVIYEVVERKIPFLGICLGLQLLFEKSDETPGVKGLGVLPGEILRIPDKEGIKIPHMGWNSVKIKKDARIFKDVPQDSYVYFVHSYYLKAGREEDVAATTEYSTLIHAAVEHDNVFACQFHPEKSSEIGLKILKNFVEL; this is translated from the coding sequence ATGGTTGCAATTATCGATTATGATGCCGGAAATATTAAAAGTGTAGAAAAAGCATTACTACATCTTGGAGAAGAGGTAATAATCACACGTGATCGTGAGCAGATTTTAAATAGTGATAAAGTTATCTTACCGGGGGTTGGGGCATTTGGAGATGCCATGGAAAAGCTTCGCTCATATGGACTTGATAAAGTAATTTACGAGGTAGTAGAGAGAAAGATTCCATTTTTGGGGATTTGTCTTGGGTTGCAGCTTCTTTTTGAAAAAAGTGATGAAACACCAGGTGTAAAAGGCCTTGGAGTTTTGCCGGGAGAGATTTTAAGGATTCCAGATAAAGAGGGGATTAAGATTCCGCATATGGGATGGAATTCTGTTAAAATAAAAAAAGATGCAAGGATTTTTAAGGATGTTCCACAGGACTCTTATGTCTATTTCGTACATTCTTATTATCTGAAAGCAGGAAGAGAGGAAGATGTAGCGGCAACGACAGAGTATTCTACATTAATTCATGCGGCTGTAGAACATGACAATGTATTTGCCTGTCAGTTCCATCCGGAAAAAAGTAGTGAGATTGGTCTGAAGATTCTCAAGAATTTTGTGGAGTTATAA
- the hisF gene encoding imidazole glycerol phosphate synthase subunit HisF, with the protein MFTKRIIPCLDVNDGRVVKGVNFVNLIDAGDPVAIAEAYDKAGADELVFLDITASSDARNTVVDMVRKVAEKVFIPFTVGGGIRTVDDFKAILREGADKVSVNSAAIMRPELISEAADKFGSQCVVVAIDAKRRKDGGWNIFKNGGRVDMGLDAVEWAMKAEKLGAGEILLTSMDCDGTKAGYDLELTRMISENVSIPVIASGGAGTKEHFYDAFNEGKADAALAASLFHFKELEIMDLKKYLREKGISVRI; encoded by the coding sequence ATGTTTACAAAAAGAATTATTCCCTGTCTTGATGTTAATGACGGCAGAGTAGTAAAAGGTGTGAATTTTGTTAATTTAATCGATGCTGGAGATCCGGTAGCTATTGCAGAAGCATACGATAAGGCCGGGGCAGATGAACTTGTATTTCTCGATATAACAGCATCTTCTGATGCAAGAAATACCGTAGTGGACATGGTGCGAAAAGTAGCAGAAAAGGTTTTTATTCCGTTTACTGTTGGTGGAGGAATACGAACAGTAGATGATTTTAAAGCAATTCTTCGTGAAGGAGCAGATAAAGTTTCTGTCAATTCAGCAGCAATTATGCGACCGGAACTGATCAGCGAAGCAGCAGATAAATTTGGAAGCCAGTGTGTGGTTGTTGCTATTGATGCAAAAAGAAGAAAAGATGGAGGCTGGAATATTTTTAAAAACGGTGGAAGAGTGGATATGGGTCTTGATGCCGTAGAATGGGCGATGAAAGCAGAAAAGCTTGGAGCAGGAGAAATTCTTCTTACCAGTATGGATTGTGACGGAACAAAAGCAGGTTATGATCTAGAACTGACACGTATGATTTCAGAAAATGTATCGATTCCGGTCATTGCTTCCGGTGGTGCAGGAACAAAAGAACATTTTTATGATGCATTTAATGAAGGTAAAGCAGATGCAGCATTAGCAGCATCTTTATTTCATTTCAAAGAATTGGAAATAATGGACCTGAAAAAATATCTTAGAGAAAAAGGAATTTCAGTAAGGATATAA
- a CDS encoding alanine/glycine:cation symporter family protein: protein MFGTINTILTKIDDLVWGVPLIVMILATGIFLTIRLKGIQVRKLILAFKYMFSNETDGEHGEISSFGALCTALSATIGTGNIVGVATAIVAGGPGALFWMIVAATVGTATKYSECLLAIKYRTVADDGHIVGGPFYYIEKGMGENWKWLAKIFAVFGVLVGLLGIGTFSQINGITSAVNNFFDANNAWTVQLFGREYSWTVVIAGIILTIFVAFVIIGGLRRISAVAQVVVPFMAAAYIMAAVVILILNYKAIPGAVVEIIQSAFGIRAVAGGALGAMMLAMQKGIARGIFSNEAGIGSAPIAAAAVQTTEPVRQGLVSMLGTVIDTIIICTMTGLSIVITGSWDKGLEGVAVTTRAFQVGLPFPGRVSAFILMLCLVFFAFTTILGWDYYSERCLDYLTGNNKKVVRTYRWIYIACVFIGPYMTVSAVWTIADIVNGLMAIPNLIALLALNGVVVAETKKYFQKF, encoded by the coding sequence ATGTTTGGAACAATCAACACAATCTTAACAAAGATTGACGATTTAGTATGGGGTGTCCCGTTAATCGTCATGATTCTGGCAACTGGTATCTTTCTGACAATCCGTTTGAAAGGTATTCAAGTTCGTAAACTTATCCTCGCTTTTAAGTATATGTTCTCTAATGAAACGGATGGAGAACATGGAGAAATTTCCAGTTTCGGAGCATTATGTACCGCTCTTTCCGCTACGATCGGAACCGGAAACATCGTTGGTGTTGCTACGGCCATCGTTGCTGGTGGACCGGGAGCACTTTTCTGGATGATCGTTGCTGCCACTGTTGGTACAGCTACAAAGTACTCCGAATGTCTTCTCGCCATCAAATACAGAACGGTTGCAGACGATGGACATATTGTCGGCGGACCATTTTATTACATAGAAAAAGGTATGGGCGAAAACTGGAAATGGCTTGCGAAAATCTTTGCTGTTTTCGGTGTTCTGGTAGGTCTTTTAGGTATTGGTACCTTCTCACAGATCAATGGTATTACCAGTGCGGTAAATAATTTCTTTGATGCAAACAATGCATGGACCGTACAGTTATTTGGACGAGAATATTCCTGGACAGTAGTCATTGCCGGAATCATTTTAACTATTTTCGTTGCTTTCGTTATCATCGGAGGACTTCGAAGAATTTCTGCTGTAGCACAGGTTGTTGTTCCATTTATGGCTGCCGCTTACATTATGGCCGCTGTTGTAATTTTAATCCTTAACTATAAAGCTATTCCTGGCGCTGTTGTAGAAATCATTCAGAGTGCTTTTGGTATACGTGCGGTTGCCGGTGGTGCTCTTGGTGCTATGATGCTTGCTATGCAAAAAGGTATTGCCCGCGGTATTTTCTCTAACGAGGCCGGTATCGGAAGTGCACCAATCGCTGCTGCTGCTGTACAGACTACAGAACCTGTAAGACAGGGACTTGTATCTATGCTTGGTACGGTTATTGATACTATCATCATTTGTACAATGACTGGTCTTTCCATTGTCATCACCGGAAGCTGGGACAAGGGACTTGAAGGTGTTGCTGTTACAACAAGAGCATTTCAGGTTGGACTTCCTTTCCCTGGAAGGGTATCCGCTTTTATCTTAATGCTCTGCCTTGTATTCTTTGCATTCACTACTATTCTCGGATGGGACTACTACAGCGAAAGATGTCTTGACTATCTTACAGGAAACAATAAAAAAGTAGTTCGTACTTACCGCTGGATCTACATTGCCTGCGTATTTATCGGACCGTACATGACTGTTTCTGCTGTATGGACAATCGCAGATATTGTAAATGGTCTTATGGCGATTCCAAACCTGATTGCCCTTCTTGCCTTAAATGGTGTAGTTGTGGCCGAAACGAAAAAGTATTTTCAAAAATTCTGA
- a CDS encoding XdhC family protein, with protein MEGQLKKKLIKYLLEDKVCNLVTEIFSTEGESVPAPNTEVFLRRSIIEPAEPGFSYQPLLLKEENTLRFFEPIAKEERLIILGGGHISKYLCEFAAKTGFAVWVIDERQEFANEERFPEAKNVICGEFKTVLPELHINKNDYVAIVTRGHSCDGDCLYYILTHEMPGYLGMIGSKRRVSAQFTMFKGMGISEEKIAQVHNPIGLPIKGVTPPEIAVSILAELILTKRTKKTDGKVQTELDYEVLSEWLSQSRPCAMATILKAQGSSPRKEGAKMLIFENKSILGSVGGGLAESKVIEKGCEIIGSGKAFLFHFVMDADVAARVGMACGGTFDILIEDVKF; from the coding sequence ATGGAAGGACAGTTAAAAAAGAAGCTGATAAAGTATTTATTAGAAGATAAAGTCTGTAATCTTGTGACAGAAATTTTTTCAACAGAAGGAGAGAGTGTTCCGGCACCTAATACAGAAGTTTTTTTGCGAAGAAGTATTATAGAGCCGGCAGAACCTGGATTTTCTTATCAGCCGCTTCTTTTAAAAGAGGAGAATACACTGAGGTTTTTTGAGCCGATTGCGAAAGAAGAACGTCTGATCATTCTTGGAGGTGGCCACATTTCCAAGTATCTATGTGAGTTTGCCGCAAAAACAGGATTTGCTGTCTGGGTGATCGATGAGAGACAGGAATTTGCCAACGAAGAACGTTTTCCGGAGGCAAAGAATGTAATTTGTGGTGAGTTTAAAACTGTGCTTCCGGAATTACATATTAATAAAAATGATTATGTGGCAATTGTTACGAGAGGGCATAGTTGTGACGGGGACTGCCTTTATTATATTTTAACGCATGAAATGCCGGGATATCTTGGCATGATTGGTTCAAAAAGAAGAGTAAGTGCCCAGTTTACGATGTTTAAAGGCATGGGGATTTCAGAAGAAAAAATTGCCCAGGTTCACAATCCGATCGGGCTGCCGATTAAAGGGGTAACGCCGCCAGAAATTGCAGTATCGATTCTTGCAGAGCTTATTTTGACAAAAAGAACGAAAAAGACAGATGGAAAAGTGCAGACGGAATTAGATTATGAAGTGCTTTCAGAGTGGCTTTCACAAAGTCGTCCGTGCGCAATGGCAACAATATTAAAAGCACAGGGATCTTCGCCGAGAAAAGAAGGGGCAAAGATGCTGATTTTTGAAAATAAGTCTATTTTGGGAAGTGTTGGAGGTGGTCTGGCAGAAAGTAAGGTCATTGAAAAAGGATGTGAAATCATCGGAAGCGGAAAGGCTTTTCTATTTCATTTTGTCATGGATGCAGATGTAGCAGCCAGAGTTGGAATGGCATGTGGCGGTACATTTGACATATTGATTGAAGATGTTAAGTTTTGA
- a CDS encoding molybdopterin-binding protein, protein MKLMKTQDAVGQVLCHDITQIIKGVTKDAVFRKGHVITEEDIPVLLSVGKDNVYIWEKGEKKLHENEAAEILREMCQGKYMHPTPVKEGKIELVADIDGLLKVNSDKIKKVNSMGEMMIASRHGNFAVKKGDKLAGTRIIPLVIEKEKMESAKAVCEGQTILSLKPFVHKKVGIVTTGNEVYYHRIEDTFTPVIKEKLAEYDTEVIGQVICNDDHEKITKAILSFIEKGADLVLCTGGMSVDPDDKTPLAIKNTGAKIVSYGAPVLPGAMFLLSYYNENIPIVGLPGCVMYAKRTIFDLALPRMMADDKITAEELAELGEGGLCLNCSVCTFPNCGFGK, encoded by the coding sequence ATGAAATTAATGAAAACACAGGATGCAGTAGGTCAGGTATTGTGTCATGATATTACACAGATTATAAAAGGAGTTACAAAAGACGCTGTTTTTCGGAAAGGACATGTGATTACGGAGGAGGATATTCCCGTATTACTCAGTGTTGGAAAGGATAACGTATATATTTGGGAAAAAGGCGAGAAGAAACTGCATGAGAATGAAGCAGCAGAAATTTTAAGAGAGATGTGTCAGGGAAAGTATATGCATCCGACACCGGTGAAAGAAGGAAAGATTGAGCTGGTGGCAGATATAGATGGGCTGCTGAAAGTAAACAGTGATAAAATCAAAAAAGTAAATAGTATGGGTGAGATGATGATTGCTTCCCGTCATGGAAATTTTGCGGTAAAAAAGGGAGACAAGCTTGCCGGAACAAGAATTATTCCGCTCGTGATTGAAAAAGAAAAGATGGAAAGTGCAAAGGCTGTCTGTGAAGGTCAGACCATTCTTTCGTTAAAACCGTTTGTCCATAAAAAAGTTGGAATTGTTACTACAGGAAATGAAGTATATTATCACAGGATCGAAGATACATTTACCCCTGTAATTAAAGAAAAACTGGCAGAATATGATACGGAAGTGATCGGACAGGTAATCTGTAATGACGATCATGAGAAGATTACAAAAGCAATTCTTTCTTTCATCGAAAAAGGAGCGGATCTGGTTCTTTGTACAGGTGGCATGAGTGTGGATCCTGATGATAAAACACCGCTTGCCATTAAAAATACCGGTGCCAAAATTGTTTCTTACGGAGCACCGGTACTGCCGGGCGCTATGTTTTTATTAAGTTATTATAATGAGAATATTCCAATTGTCGGCCTGCCGGGGTGTGTTATGTATGCAAAAAGAACGATTTTTGATCTGGCGCTTCCTCGAATGATGGCAGATGATAAAATAACAGCAGAAGAACTGGCAGAATTAGGAGAAGGAGGACTGTGCTTAAACTGTTCCGTCTGCACGTTCCCGAATTGCGGTTTTGGAAAATAA
- the moaC gene encoding cyclic pyranopterin monophosphate synthase MoaC has protein sequence MEYTHFDQNGNAVMVDVSDKIETKRTAVARGSIRMSRECYEKIKNQDMKKGDVLGVARIAGIMGAKKTSELIPLCHILNLTSVTVDFIMQEESCSVTAVCEAKTTGKTGVEMEALTGVQIALLTIYDMCKAVDKTMEIYGVCLCSKSGGKSGDVVYRLPEGE, from the coding sequence ATGGAGTATACGCATTTTGATCAAAATGGAAATGCAGTTATGGTAGATGTGAGCGATAAGATTGAAACAAAGAGAACCGCCGTTGCCAGAGGCTCGATCCGTATGAGCAGAGAATGTTACGAAAAAATAAAAAATCAGGATATGAAAAAAGGAGATGTTTTGGGAGTTGCCCGTATTGCCGGAATTATGGGGGCAAAGAAAACATCCGAATTGATTCCGTTATGTCATATTTTAAATCTTACTTCAGTAACAGTGGATTTTATTATGCAGGAAGAAAGCTGCAGCGTAACGGCAGTATGTGAGGCAAAAACTACAGGGAAAACCGGAGTAGAAATGGAAGCACTGACCGGAGTGCAGATTGCGCTTCTTACCATTTATGATATGTGTAAAGCTGTAGATAAAACGATGGAAATTTATGGTGTTTGTCTGTGCAGTAAATCGGGTGGTAAAAGTGGAGATGTCGTATACCGGCTGCCCGAAGGAGAATAG
- a CDS encoding ABC-F family ATP-binding cassette domain-containing protein has translation MRYQIENGTVSLGGKTVLDHIDFSVKGWEKVAVVGRNGAGKTTLLRLISGELSLDRDDKNFGKGIKTDRELSIGFLHQQSFQDVEKTVEQEIISLINEEDIFSRERYYFEKEYDRIFTGFGFQKEDKKKKIKQFSGGEQTKLALIKLLLSKPDILLLDEPTNHLDIASVEWLEEYLTSYEKAVIMVSHDRFFVDRTTEIIYELADGKLTRYVGNYTEYKRQKEKQREVQQKKYDAQQKEIARLNELIEKFKHKPKKASMARSKKKVLERMQRVERPDKEEAYVFKEKLEPITLGAKNVLETEHLKIGYTIEHPLKELTLRIRRGQKIAVLGANGAGKSTFFKTIIGELSPISGKYVIGNGIMTGYFDQHSGEISSEKRVEEYFGECFPKLTEKEKRQVLGKYLFRSQKANMKISDLSGGEKSRLVLAEILESRPNFLVLDEPTNHMDLPAKETMESAFAAYTGTMLFISHDRYFVSKIADALLLFEEDGVKYYPFGYEHYLHMLKKKREGTQTWAEVVEAENTALVEGLFAVPSKERHQTARFSTEQSYTDWQLALAKEELEKYEIQLEKQQEEIEFAEQTVTFEEYQSGNWKIKKEELQKQFEKIAEEYQEQCLIWYEKWQEYEEAFLDYV, from the coding sequence ATGCGTTATCAGATTGAAAATGGAACAGTTTCTCTTGGAGGAAAGACAGTTCTTGATCATATTGATTTTTCTGTAAAAGGTTGGGAAAAAGTAGCGGTCGTTGGGCGAAATGGAGCAGGGAAAACGACACTTTTGCGTCTTATCAGTGGGGAATTATCTCTTGACAGAGATGATAAAAACTTTGGAAAAGGAATAAAGACCGATAGAGAACTTTCGATTGGGTTTTTGCATCAGCAAAGTTTTCAGGATGTAGAAAAAACGGTAGAGCAGGAAATCATATCTCTTATTAATGAAGAGGATATTTTTTCGAGAGAGCGGTATTATTTTGAAAAAGAATATGACCGGATATTTACTGGATTTGGATTTCAAAAAGAAGATAAAAAGAAAAAGATCAAACAGTTTTCCGGTGGAGAGCAGACAAAGTTAGCACTTATCAAACTTTTATTATCAAAACCGGATATTTTGTTGTTGGATGAACCGACAAATCATCTGGATATAGCATCTGTAGAATGGCTGGAAGAGTATCTGACTTCCTATGAGAAGGCAGTCATTATGGTTTCACATGATCGTTTTTTTGTTGATCGCACAACAGAAATTATTTATGAACTTGCCGATGGAAAGCTGACACGCTATGTTGGAAATTATACAGAATATAAAAGACAAAAAGAAAAGCAGCGGGAAGTGCAGCAAAAAAAATACGATGCACAGCAAAAAGAAATTGCGAGACTAAATGAACTGATTGAAAAGTTTAAACATAAGCCGAAAAAGGCATCCATGGCTCGCTCAAAGAAAAAAGTATTGGAACGGATGCAGCGGGTGGAAAGACCTGATAAAGAAGAGGCATATGTTTTTAAAGAAAAGTTAGAACCGATTACATTGGGAGCTAAAAATGTATTAGAAACAGAGCATTTAAAAATTGGATATACAATAGAACATCCGCTCAAAGAACTCACTTTGCGAATACGACGAGGACAAAAAATTGCTGTTCTTGGAGCGAATGGAGCGGGAAAGAGTACATTTTTCAAAACAATTATTGGAGAACTGTCCCCAATTTCAGGAAAATACGTGATTGGTAATGGAATTATGACGGGATATTTTGACCAGCATTCAGGAGAAATATCCTCGGAAAAAAGAGTAGAAGAATATTTTGGAGAATGTTTTCCTAAGTTGACAGAAAAAGAAAAACGTCAGGTTTTGGGAAAGTATTTATTTCGTTCACAAAAAGCAAATATGAAAATATCTGATTTATCCGGAGGGGAAAAAAGCAGGTTAGTATTAGCTGAAATTCTTGAAAGCCGTCCAAACTTTCTGGTGCTTGATGAACCGACAAATCATATGGACCTGCCGGCAAAAGAAACGATGGAATCTGCATTTGCAGCGTATACCGGTACGATGCTCTTTATTTCCCATGACAGATATTTTGTCAGTAAAATTGCGGATGCCCTTTTATTATTTGAAGAAGATGGTGTAAAGTATTATCCGTTTGGCTATGAACATTACCTTCATATGTTAAAGAAAAAAAGAGAGGGAACCCAGACATGGGCGGAGGTAGTAGAAGCAGAAAATACAGCGTTAGTAGAAGGACTTTTCGCTGTACCATCAAAAGAAAGGCATCAGACTGCAAGATTTAGTACAGAACAATCCTATACAGACTGGCAGCTGGCTCTTGCAAAAGAAGAGCTGGAAAAATATGAGATACAGCTTGAAAAACAGCAGGAAGAAATAGAATTCGCAGAGCAGACCGTTACTTTTGAAGAATATCAATCGGGTAATTGGAAAATAAAAAAAGAAGAATTGCAAAAACAGTTTGAAAAAATAGCAGAAGAATACCAGGAACAATGTCTGATATGGTATGAAAAATGGCAGGAATATGAAGAAGCTTTTCTTGACTATGTTTAA